Proteins encoded within one genomic window of Corynebacterium aurimucosum:
- the purD gene encoding phosphoribosylamine--glycine ligase: MRILVIGSGGREHALLTGLKSDPSVTDLHIAPGSPAHAKQATIHPEYSQVDDPARMTELAVDIDADLVVIGPEVPLVKGVADALRERGIAVFGPSASAAQIEGSKAFAKDVMAAAGVRTARAEQLAPGTSDADIEAALDRFGPHFVVKDDGLAGGKGVVVTESRDAARAHVDAVHAVGNPVLLESFLDGPEVSLFCLVDGETVVPLLPAQDHKRAYDNDEGPNTGGMGAYTPLPWLPADGVQRIVDEVCVPVAKEMVKRGTPYSGLLYAGLAWGKEGPAVVEFNARFGDPETQAVLALLKSPLGEVLNATATGQLAELAPLEWEEGYAVTVVLAAEGYPASPRKGDPITSPDLDDPTRILHAGTTTGEGGYVSNGGRVLNVLGRGATLADARAAAYEILGGIELEGSFFRTDIALPAEKGQISI, from the coding sequence ATGCGCATTCTCGTTATTGGCTCGGGCGGCCGCGAACACGCCCTGCTCACTGGCCTTAAATCTGATCCCTCTGTTACCGATTTGCACATCGCACCGGGTTCCCCGGCACATGCCAAGCAAGCCACCATTCACCCGGAGTATTCCCAAGTGGACGATCCTGCGCGCATGACGGAGCTGGCGGTTGATATTGACGCGGATCTGGTCGTCATTGGGCCGGAGGTGCCGCTGGTGAAAGGCGTGGCGGATGCTCTGCGCGAGCGCGGCATTGCGGTCTTCGGGCCGTCGGCAAGCGCGGCACAGATCGAGGGTTCCAAGGCCTTTGCCAAGGATGTCATGGCGGCCGCCGGCGTGCGCACCGCCCGCGCGGAGCAGCTCGCCCCCGGCACCAGCGATGCGGACATCGAGGCCGCCCTCGATCGTTTCGGCCCGCACTTCGTGGTTAAGGACGACGGCTTGGCCGGCGGCAAGGGCGTCGTGGTGACCGAGTCCCGCGACGCGGCCCGCGCGCACGTTGATGCGGTTCACGCCGTGGGTAACCCAGTGCTGCTCGAGTCCTTCCTCGACGGCCCCGAAGTGTCCCTGTTCTGCCTCGTGGATGGCGAAACCGTCGTCCCGCTGCTCCCGGCACAGGACCATAAGCGCGCCTATGACAACGATGAAGGCCCCAACACCGGCGGCATGGGTGCCTACACCCCGCTGCCGTGGCTGCCTGCCGACGGCGTCCAGCGCATCGTCGACGAAGTCTGCGTTCCCGTGGCCAAGGAAATGGTCAAGCGTGGCACTCCCTACTCTGGCTTGCTCTACGCCGGCCTGGCATGGGGCAAGGAAGGCCCGGCCGTGGTGGAATTCAATGCCCGCTTCGGAGACCCGGAGACACAGGCGGTGCTTGCCTTGCTGAAGTCTCCGCTGGGTGAGGTTTTGAATGCCACCGCCACTGGACAGCTGGCGGAACTTGCGCCGCTGGAGTGGGAAGAGGGCTACGCCGTTACCGTGGTGCTGGCCGCAGAGGGCTACCCGGCCTCCCCGCGCAAGGGCGATCCGATTACCTCGCCGGACCTGGATGACCCCACCCGGATCCTCCATGCCGGCACCACTACGGGGGAGGGCGGCTACGTCTCCAACGGTGGGCGCGTCCTCAACGTCCTCGGTCGCGGCGCCACCCTCGCCGATGCCCGTGCTGCCGCCTACGAGATTCTCGGCGGCATCGAGCTGGAGGGCAGCTTCTTCCGCACAGACATCGCACTCCCAGCGGAGAAGGGCCAGATCAGCATCTAA
- a CDS encoding HIT family protein: MSSVFTKIIEGELPARFVYRDEKCVAFLSIEPLRYGHTLVVPIEEVDKWTDLDSQTWAHLNEIALEIGGAIRTAFDTPRTGYIIAGFDVPHTHIHLFPTEKMEDYDFAKAFAADATDPAAMDEAAARIRQHLGTDEDGRRSN, encoded by the coding sequence ATGTCTTCCGTATTTACAAAGATCATCGAGGGCGAGCTGCCAGCTCGCTTTGTCTACCGCGACGAGAAATGCGTGGCATTTTTGTCCATCGAGCCGCTGCGTTATGGCCACACCTTGGTGGTGCCGATCGAGGAGGTCGATAAGTGGACTGACCTCGATTCTCAGACTTGGGCCCACCTCAACGAGATTGCTCTAGAGATCGGTGGCGCCATTAGGACGGCCTTTGATACCCCACGTACCGGCTACATCATCGCCGGCTTCGACGTGCCGCATACCCACATCCACCTCTTCCCCACCGAGAAGATGGAAGACTACGACTTCGCCAAGGCCTTCGCTGCCGACGCCACCGACCCCGCCGCCATGGACGAGGCCGCCGCGCGCATCCGCCAGCACCTCGGCACGGATGAGGATGGCCGCCGCAGCAACTAG
- a CDS encoding sensor histidine kinase, translated as MSESTANPDSGSTPVLNSALRRRMQRPKALPLRTWLLVLMVLVSGLGLAMSSLAVSSIMRNVLYTRVDTELNDALSSWASNLDATFYTPQDGSRRPPTDYVALAYYPDGSVVTTRPTAALPDARSVVVGGEPSTVRSIQGETEWRAVAQLKTDGSVVVVAKDMTTENSILKGLAIVQVIIAALVMLIIALVGMWLIHRALRPLRVVEKTASQIAAGNLDKRVPEWPLHTEVGQLAAALNVMLGQLQNSVVHAQEKEQQMRRFVGDASHELRTPLTSLRGYTELYRSGATKDPEFVFSKIDAESQRMSLLVEDLLALTRAEGSRLDMREVDMLELVLSVGSSARAAFSGRTINVNNEASEIPIVNGDADRLHQVLLNLVSNGIRHGGDEASVTLTLRDDEENVLIDVADDGKGISPEDAAHIFERFYRADSSRTRDTGGSGLGLAIVKSLVEQHGGSISVDSELGSGSVFTVRLPKAPTSGS; from the coding sequence ATGAGCGAATCCACCGCGAACCCGGATTCCGGATCCACGCCGGTGCTCAATAGCGCCTTGCGCCGGCGCATGCAGCGACCTAAAGCGCTGCCCTTGCGCACGTGGCTGCTCGTCTTGATGGTGCTGGTTTCGGGCCTGGGCCTGGCTATGTCCTCCTTGGCGGTCTCGTCGATCATGCGCAACGTGCTCTACACCCGCGTGGACACCGAGCTGAATGATGCCCTGAGTTCTTGGGCCAGCAATCTCGACGCGACTTTCTACACGCCGCAGGACGGGAGCCGCCGACCCCCGACGGACTATGTAGCACTGGCGTATTATCCCGATGGCTCCGTGGTAACCACGCGGCCGACGGCGGCGTTGCCGGATGCTCGTTCGGTGGTCGTTGGTGGTGAACCTAGCACCGTTCGCTCAATTCAAGGCGAAACCGAATGGCGTGCCGTGGCGCAGCTCAAGACGGATGGCTCCGTGGTGGTCGTCGCTAAAGACATGACGACGGAAAACTCCATTCTGAAAGGCCTCGCTATAGTCCAGGTCATCATCGCGGCGCTGGTCATGCTCATTATCGCGCTCGTGGGTATGTGGCTGATCCACCGGGCGCTGCGGCCGCTGCGCGTGGTCGAGAAAACGGCCTCCCAAATCGCGGCCGGCAACCTGGACAAGCGCGTGCCAGAGTGGCCGCTACATACCGAGGTAGGCCAGCTCGCCGCGGCGCTTAACGTCATGCTGGGACAGTTGCAGAACTCCGTCGTCCATGCGCAGGAAAAGGAGCAGCAGATGCGCCGCTTCGTCGGCGATGCCTCCCACGAGCTGCGCACGCCGCTGACCAGCCTGCGCGGCTACACGGAGCTGTACCGTTCGGGGGCGACTAAAGATCCGGAATTTGTCTTCAGCAAGATCGATGCCGAGTCGCAGCGCATGTCGTTGCTGGTGGAGGACTTGCTAGCCCTGACGCGTGCGGAGGGATCGCGCCTCGATATGCGCGAGGTAGACATGCTGGAGCTCGTGCTTTCCGTGGGCTCTTCGGCACGCGCGGCCTTTTCTGGCCGCACGATCAACGTCAACAATGAAGCCTCCGAGATTCCGATAGTCAACGGTGACGCGGACCGCCTGCACCAAGTGTTGCTCAACTTGGTATCTAACGGTATCCGTCACGGTGGTGACGAGGCATCGGTGACGCTGACTTTGCGGGATGATGAGGAGAACGTGCTTATCGACGTCGCCGATGACGGCAAGGGCATCTCCCCCGAAGATGCAGCCCATATCTTTGAGCGCTTCTACCGTGCGGATAGTTCACGGACCCGCGATACGGGTGGCTCGGGCTTGGGCTTGGCCATCGTGAAATCACTCGTCGAGCAGCACGGCGGTTCAATCTCCGTGGACTCTGAGCTGGGCAGCGGATCGGTCTTTACCGTCCGCCTCCCCAAGGCGCCGACGAGCGGCAGTTAG
- a CDS encoding response regulator transcription factor: MDDSKDVKVLVVDDEPNIVELLTVSLKFQGFDVHSANSGNEALRIAREINPDAYIMDVMMPGMDGFELLGKLRAEGLDGPVLYLTAKDSVDQRIHGLTIGADDYVTKPFSLEEVITRLRVILRRGSTVDDQNGDATMTYADLTLNDDTHEVTKAGEIVELSPTEFNLLRYLMQNREVVLSKSKILDNVWHYDFGGDGNVVESYISYLRRKIDTGDTPLIHTVRGVGYVLRTPRS, from the coding sequence ATGGATGATTCAAAGGACGTCAAGGTACTTGTCGTCGATGACGAGCCCAATATCGTTGAACTACTTACTGTTTCCCTGAAGTTTCAGGGCTTCGATGTACACAGCGCCAACTCCGGCAACGAAGCCCTGCGCATCGCGCGGGAGATCAACCCTGATGCCTACATCATGGACGTCATGATGCCGGGCATGGATGGTTTTGAGTTGCTGGGCAAGCTGCGCGCGGAAGGCCTCGACGGCCCCGTCCTCTACCTCACCGCCAAAGACAGCGTGGATCAGCGAATCCATGGCCTGACCATTGGGGCGGATGATTACGTCACCAAGCCCTTCAGCCTGGAAGAGGTCATCACCCGCCTGCGCGTGATCCTGCGCCGCGGCAGCACGGTGGATGACCAGAACGGTGACGCCACCATGACCTATGCCGACCTCACCCTCAACGATGACACCCACGAGGTCACCAAGGCAGGGGAGATCGTGGAGCTTTCGCCCACCGAGTTCAACCTGCTGCGCTACCTCATGCAGAACCGCGAGGTGGTGCTGTCCAAGTCCAAGATTCTGGATAACGTTTGGCACTACGACTTTGGCGGCGATGGCAACGTGGTTGAGTCCTACATTTCTTATCTGCGCCGCAAGATTGATACCGGCGATACTCCGCTCATCCACACCGTCCGTGGTGTCGGTTATGTGCTGCGCACACCGCGCTCGTAG
- a CDS encoding MerR family transcriptional regulator: MRNDYSIGDVAEILKVTTRTLRHWDDIGLLSPQWRTGGDHRLYTEDDVQRGMDILIYRSVGIELKDIAVLLDAPSSATLARLRGQHEALQKRRADVDAMLYAVERLIEETEMDKNLSPSQKVRNLGDAWPQLQEEAREKWGDSKEWAASAAAAESMGKKDWEGFSVDHENFAAELEESANAGLEPGSEGAKEIVDKHRDLIAQWYPVSRSKQVILARMYCEDPRFDETYRGNVGYLRQLIEAQAQAEGLDLGNLVWD; the protein is encoded by the coding sequence ATGCGTAATGACTACAGCATCGGCGACGTTGCCGAAATCCTCAAAGTCACCACCCGCACGTTGCGGCACTGGGATGACATTGGGCTGCTCAGCCCACAGTGGCGCACTGGGGGTGATCACCGCCTGTACACCGAAGATGACGTGCAGCGCGGGATGGACATCCTGATATATCGCAGCGTGGGAATTGAGCTGAAGGACATCGCAGTGCTTCTCGATGCCCCTTCCTCCGCCACTCTGGCCCGCCTCCGAGGCCAACACGAGGCTTTACAGAAGCGGCGAGCCGACGTCGATGCGATGTTGTACGCAGTGGAAAGACTGATTGAGGAGACCGAAATGGATAAGAACCTAAGCCCCAGCCAAAAAGTGCGCAATCTGGGTGATGCATGGCCCCAACTGCAGGAAGAAGCCCGCGAGAAGTGGGGAGACAGCAAAGAATGGGCGGCGAGTGCGGCCGCTGCGGAATCGATGGGGAAGAAGGATTGGGAAGGATTCTCCGTGGATCATGAAAACTTTGCGGCCGAGCTAGAGGAGTCCGCGAACGCAGGGCTTGAACCGGGCAGCGAGGGGGCGAAGGAAATCGTCGACAAGCACCGCGACCTCATTGCTCAGTGGTACCCAGTGTCGAGGTCCAAGCAAGTGATCTTGGCTCGCATGTACTGCGAGGATCCGCGCTTCGATGAGACCTATCGCGGTAATGTCGGCTACTTGCGTCAGCTGATTGAAGCACAAGCCCAGGCAGAAGGGCTGGATCTGGGTAATCTCGTGTGGGACTGA
- a CDS encoding MFS transporter produces MTQASKRTDRLTVAAWALWDWGSAAFNAVLVTFIFSVYLTDSVGQHIDSQFTPAQWLSWSMTVAGLVIFAVTPVMGQRSDRLGTRRRALGFWSLLTFLVMASLFFIRNDAPVYFWLGLVGLAVGSVTIQFAEVNYFAQLNQVATEDKVGRVSGLGWSAGYFGGIVLLLICYFGFVSGEGGGLGLSTEGGWNIRLVALLAAAWFGLSAIPVLLRVPEIAPSGEAAGGVAASYRELWRTVHTLWREDRNAFAFLFASAIFRDGLSAVFSFGAVLGVSVYGLSPGDVLIFGVAANVAAALGAVAGGLIDDHVGPKAIILTCLTILTLMAGIMFFAQGPTAFWICGLILCLCVGPAQASARGFLARVAPPGREGEMFGLYATTGRAVAWLTPFLFGVFVFLMGQGDRGGVLAIGLVLLVGALVLIPVKDPAKA; encoded by the coding sequence ATGACGCAAGCCTCGAAACGCACTGACCGCCTCACCGTGGCTGCTTGGGCCCTGTGGGACTGGGGTTCGGCTGCCTTCAACGCGGTTCTCGTGACGTTTATTTTCTCGGTCTATCTCACCGACTCGGTGGGCCAACACATTGACTCGCAGTTCACCCCGGCGCAGTGGTTGTCGTGGTCCATGACGGTGGCGGGTCTGGTGATTTTTGCGGTCACCCCCGTGATGGGTCAGCGTTCCGACCGGTTGGGCACGCGGCGGCGCGCGCTGGGCTTCTGGTCGCTGCTGACCTTCCTGGTCATGGCCAGCCTGTTTTTCATCCGCAATGATGCGCCCGTGTATTTCTGGCTGGGGCTTGTCGGCTTGGCGGTAGGTTCGGTGACCATCCAATTCGCCGAAGTCAATTACTTTGCCCAGCTCAACCAGGTGGCCACCGAGGACAAGGTGGGCCGGGTATCTGGCCTGGGCTGGTCGGCGGGTTATTTCGGTGGCATCGTGCTGCTGCTCATCTGTTACTTCGGCTTCGTCTCCGGAGAGGGAGGCGGACTTGGGCTATCCACGGAGGGCGGCTGGAATATTCGGCTCGTGGCGCTGCTCGCCGCAGCGTGGTTTGGGCTATCTGCCATTCCCGTGCTGCTGCGCGTGCCGGAGATTGCGCCGTCGGGTGAAGCAGCGGGCGGCGTTGCGGCGTCTTATCGCGAGCTGTGGCGCACGGTGCACACGCTGTGGCGGGAAGATCGCAACGCCTTTGCCTTCCTTTTCGCTTCTGCCATCTTCCGTGATGGGCTCTCGGCCGTATTCAGCTTCGGGGCGGTGTTGGGCGTATCCGTCTATGGGCTTTCGCCTGGCGACGTCCTCATCTTCGGCGTTGCCGCCAACGTTGCGGCCGCACTGGGCGCGGTTGCGGGCGGGCTGATCGACGACCACGTGGGCCCCAAAGCCATCATCCTCACCTGCCTGACAATTCTGACGTTGATGGCGGGCATCATGTTCTTCGCGCAAGGCCCGACGGCCTTCTGGATCTGCGGGCTCATCCTGTGCCTGTGCGTGGGACCAGCCCAGGCTTCCGCCCGCGGCTTCTTGGCGCGCGTTGCCCCGCCAGGACGTGAAGGCGAGATGTTTGGCCTCTACGCCACAACCGGGCGTGCCGTAGCGTGGTTGACGCCTTTCCTGTTCGGCGTCTTCGTCTTCCTGATGGGCCAAGGAGACCGGGGAGGCGTGCTCGCCATAGGGCTAGTCCTCCTCGTCGGAGCGCTCGTGCTCATCCCAGTCAAAGACCCCGCGAAAGCATAA
- a CDS encoding pyruvate dehydrogenase yields MARNYATQLVETLEAQGVKRIYGLVGDSLNPIVDAVRQSSIEWVHVRNEEAAAFAAEADSLTTGNLAVCAASCGPGNTHLIQGLYDAHRNGAKVLALASHIPSRQIGSKFFQETHPEAIFQECSGYCEMVNSAEQGGVVLHHAIQSTMAGKGVSVLVIPGDVSTQEAEEDTFTSSVISSGRPVVYPDPAEAAALTQAINEAKNVALFVGAGVKDAREQVLALAEKIKAPIGHALGGKMYIQYDNPFDVGMSGLLGYGAAHEATHEADLLILLGTDFPYNDFLPDANVAQVDIDGSHIGRRTRIKYPVTGDVAATIENILPHVDEKKDRSFLDDMLKKHYDKLHHVVEAYTSGVEKHTPIHPEYIADLIDQQADEDAIFTVDTGMCNVWGARYITANGKREQIGSFRHGTMANALPMAIGAQAAHPERQVITFSGDGGLSMLMGELLTVKLHNLPVKMFVFNNSSLGMVKLEMLVQGLPEHETDHEHVNFAQIAEGAGIKHFRIEDPKDAPRLIKEALAYDGPALIDVVTDPNALSLPPTLTFEQLLGFSKAATRTVFGGGVGQMLSMAKSNLRNIPRPQDF; encoded by the coding sequence ATGGCACGCAATTACGCCACGCAGCTCGTGGAAACTCTGGAAGCCCAAGGGGTCAAGCGCATCTATGGCCTCGTTGGTGATTCCCTCAATCCCATCGTGGATGCGGTGCGTCAATCCTCCATCGAGTGGGTTCACGTCCGTAACGAAGAGGCCGCGGCTTTCGCCGCTGAGGCCGATTCCCTCACCACTGGCAACCTTGCCGTGTGCGCCGCCTCCTGCGGTCCGGGCAATACGCACCTTATTCAGGGGCTTTACGACGCCCACCGCAACGGCGCCAAGGTCCTCGCCCTAGCTAGCCACATTCCTTCCCGCCAGATCGGCTCGAAGTTCTTCCAGGAAACCCACCCGGAGGCCATCTTCCAGGAGTGCTCCGGCTACTGCGAGATGGTCAACTCTGCTGAGCAGGGAGGCGTGGTTCTGCACCATGCCATCCAGAGCACCATGGCCGGCAAGGGCGTGTCCGTCCTCGTCATTCCGGGTGATGTCTCCACTCAAGAGGCGGAAGAGGACACCTTCACCTCCTCCGTTATTTCCTCCGGACGCCCGGTTGTCTACCCGGACCCGGCAGAGGCCGCTGCGCTGACCCAGGCCATTAATGAGGCTAAGAACGTCGCTCTCTTCGTCGGTGCCGGCGTCAAGGATGCGCGCGAGCAGGTTCTTGCGTTGGCCGAGAAGATCAAGGCTCCCATCGGTCACGCCCTGGGCGGCAAGATGTACATCCAGTACGACAACCCCTTCGACGTCGGCATGTCCGGATTGCTCGGCTACGGCGCGGCACACGAGGCCACCCACGAGGCGGACTTGCTTATCCTGCTGGGCACGGACTTCCCCTATAACGACTTCCTGCCGGATGCCAACGTGGCCCAGGTCGATATCGATGGCTCCCACATTGGCCGCCGCACCCGCATTAAGTACCCGGTGACGGGTGATGTCGCCGCCACCATTGAGAACATCCTGCCGCACGTCGATGAAAAGAAGGACCGCTCCTTCCTCGACGACATGCTCAAGAAGCACTACGACAAGCTGCACCACGTCGTCGAGGCCTACACCTCTGGCGTGGAGAAGCACACGCCGATCCACCCGGAGTACATCGCAGACCTCATTGACCAGCAGGCCGATGAAGACGCCATCTTTACCGTCGATACCGGCATGTGCAACGTGTGGGGCGCGCGCTACATCACTGCGAATGGCAAGCGCGAGCAGATTGGCTCCTTCCGCCACGGAACTATGGCCAACGCACTGCCGATGGCCATCGGTGCGCAGGCGGCGCACCCGGAACGCCAGGTCATCACCTTCTCCGGCGACGGTGGGCTGTCCATGCTCATGGGCGAGCTGCTCACCGTGAAGCTGCACAACCTGCCGGTGAAGATGTTCGTGTTTAACAACTCTTCCCTCGGCATGGTCAAGCTGGAGATGCTGGTCCAAGGCCTGCCGGAGCATGAGACCGACCACGAGCACGTCAACTTCGCCCAGATCGCGGAAGGTGCCGGCATCAAGCACTTCCGCATCGAGGATCCGAAGGACGCGCCGCGCCTTATCAAGGAGGCCTTGGCTTACGACGGCCCTGCGCTTATCGACGTCGTCACGGACCCCAACGCCCTCTCCCTGCCGCCGACACTCACCTTCGAGCAGCTGCTCGGCTTCTCCAAGGCAGCAACCCGCACCGTCTTCGGTGGCGGCGTGGGCCAGATGCTCTCCATGGCGAAGTCCAACCTGCGCAACATTCCGCGTCCACAGGACTTCTAG
- a CDS encoding MFS transporter: MTDARTETSAEMLRTSATRRWTFFGVVSLGLLMIGLDNSILYTALPELSEQLHATSLQQLWIINAYALMLAGLLLGTGTLGDKIGHRRMFVIGLWIFGIASLTAALAPGAWELVAARAFLGLGASIMMPATLALIRLTFEDEIERNTAIGIWGSIAVVGAAAGPTVGGFLLEHFWWGSVFLVNVPIVIIALILTAFLAPPNVANPAKHWDFLSSLYALITLASLVLVIKSVASSHLNAMLIGGALAACLIGAVLFTRRQHTLEEPLLTFDIFRSPIFSGGVLAAAGAMFGMAGLEMTTTQKLQLVDLYSPLHAGLIISLIALAALPMSALGGANLHRWGFLPIIAGGFLAMAAGIGCVVWGGTHDVFPAYLVGLFITGLGAGFVMSVSSTAIIGAAPASRSGMAAGVEEVSYEFGTLLSIAVTGSVLPMLYKSGLPEDIRDLGMDALHDPALAEAAGPAYTDAYLATAAGLGVVMLIFAAVTGWCFRSNPTSGGADATH, encoded by the coding sequence ATGACAGATGCACGAACGGAAACCTCGGCAGAGATGCTTCGAACCTCAGCGACCCGCCGGTGGACCTTCTTTGGCGTGGTCTCTTTAGGCCTGCTCATGATCGGCTTGGATAACTCAATCCTCTACACAGCCCTTCCGGAGCTCTCCGAACAGCTCCACGCCACTTCGCTGCAGCAACTATGGATCATCAACGCCTATGCACTCATGCTTGCCGGTCTCCTGCTGGGCACCGGAACTCTGGGCGATAAAATTGGCCACCGCCGCATGTTCGTCATCGGCCTGTGGATTTTCGGCATCGCGTCACTGACCGCAGCGCTAGCGCCCGGCGCGTGGGAGCTCGTCGCTGCCCGAGCCTTCTTGGGTCTCGGCGCCTCCATCATGATGCCCGCTACCCTGGCTCTGATTCGCCTGACCTTTGAAGATGAGATTGAGCGCAACACGGCCATCGGCATTTGGGGCTCCATTGCCGTCGTTGGCGCGGCCGCAGGACCCACGGTGGGCGGCTTTTTGCTTGAGCACTTCTGGTGGGGTTCGGTCTTTTTGGTCAACGTGCCCATCGTGATCATCGCCCTCATCCTCACTGCCTTCCTCGCCCCACCGAACGTGGCGAACCCAGCGAAGCATTGGGATTTCTTGTCTTCCCTTTACGCACTGATCACGCTGGCCTCGCTGGTTCTCGTCATCAAGTCCGTAGCCAGCTCCCACCTCAACGCCATGCTTATTGGTGGCGCGCTGGCCGCCTGCCTCATAGGCGCTGTCCTCTTTACACGCCGCCAGCACACACTGGAAGAGCCGCTTCTCACCTTCGATATCTTCCGATCCCCCATCTTCAGTGGTGGTGTTTTGGCCGCAGCTGGCGCCATGTTTGGCATGGCCGGGCTGGAAATGACCACCACGCAGAAGCTGCAGTTGGTGGACCTCTACTCCCCACTGCACGCTGGGCTCATCATTTCCCTCATCGCGCTGGCCGCGCTGCCGATGTCCGCGCTGGGCGGGGCTAACCTGCACCGCTGGGGCTTCCTTCCCATCATCGCCGGCGGCTTCCTCGCTATGGCAGCGGGCATTGGCTGCGTGGTGTGGGGCGGCACGCACGACGTGTTCCCCGCATACCTGGTTGGCCTGTTCATCACCGGCCTCGGCGCGGGGTTCGTGATGTCGGTATCCTCCACCGCCATCATCGGCGCCGCGCCTGCCTCGCGTTCCGGTATGGCCGCGGGTGTGGAGGAAGTTTCCTATGAATTCGGCACGCTGCTGTCCATTGCGGTCACCGGTTCGGTGCTGCCCATGCTCTATAAGAGCGGGCTGCCAGAGGACATCCGGGACCTAGGCATGGATGCACTCCACGACCCCGCGCTCGCGGAGGCCGCCGGCCCCGCATACACCGATGCTTACTTGGCCACCGCCGCCGGACTTGGCGTAGTCATGCTCATTTTTGCTGCGGTCACCGGCTGGTGCTTCCGCAGCAACCCAACCTCCGGAGGTGCCGATGCCACGCATTAG
- a CDS encoding TetR/AcrR family transcriptional regulator, translating to MPRISKKVEALEKALAIIEKDGVHALTYDSLATATGMSKSGLIYHFPTRHELLIDCHKLCAERWEEELIGLSGGKTAEQLSPRQRYRATLESMGKNDPLIELLMSIHSQSHPDFQKVWRDVDGRWLPDPAAEDESVVLASIIADGLWVHDHLTDRPLPPQRRRALIDVALGHLAE from the coding sequence ATGCCACGCATTAGTAAAAAGGTTGAGGCGCTCGAAAAGGCGCTCGCCATCATCGAGAAGGATGGCGTTCACGCCCTCACCTACGATTCCCTGGCCACTGCCACGGGCATGAGTAAGTCGGGGCTCATCTACCACTTTCCTACCCGGCACGAGCTGCTCATTGATTGCCATAAGCTGTGCGCGGAGCGCTGGGAGGAAGAGCTCATCGGTCTCTCCGGTGGCAAAACGGCGGAGCAGTTGAGTCCTCGCCAGCGCTACCGCGCCACCTTGGAGTCGATGGGCAAGAATGACCCGCTCATTGAATTGCTCATGTCCATCCACTCGCAGTCCCATCCGGACTTCCAAAAGGTGTGGAGGGACGTCGATGGGCGCTGGCTGCCTGATCCTGCCGCGGAGGATGAATCCGTCGTGCTGGCATCAATCATCGCAGACGGCCTGTGGGTGCACGATCACCTCACCGACCGCCCCCTGCCGCCGCAGAGACGCCGCGCGCTTATCGACGTCGCCTTAGGCCACCTCGCCGAATAA